aaagccaaacaataacattttaagttatctaagtgacttatgtatgtttaacctgagtagtgaaagacagcggtgggtttgaaaacgatttgccgggagtccggtgttctcagcggctctagtgaggcttgaaccccggctcgctatcgagctagtgggtaacagacgtctccgaaaacatcggagcacttttgaaaatatgtggtgtcttgataaactgagcagatatttgaagtttacacagttacattctcgcctgaaaacatgttaaacgtttattttgtgacccagaaagagtaatatttcaaactccgccactctgtgttcctccaccactgcctcgtttgagttttggacgaaatgcattctgggatattgcatttcgagctgattggagaccaaaacagccaatcagatttttttgcatccaagtctgtgattggctggttttgtggcacaaatataatggttagggctgggtatcgtcactgatttctagaatcgattcgtttccgattcacaaggtcccgaatcgattcgatccacgattcgattcgattcaattcgattcaattcgatttgaatctgggaaattttgacagtcagaaatattataattcagatcaatacatttacatatttttgtatctataaaaaggaagctgacacacgcaagactttatcaaaggtgtaagcgtcacagcagatgcctttgtgtcaaagtagctgaagatcaaacacagaaaaacatgaaggtggttttcctggcctgggattttataaaaaatattctgcagtacatcaaaaacgaaagaaaaccattaatcaacatatgaacgttacctctgacgttacagcggttttattagagacacggctaagctttttgcatcattttaaaaagtttaaatttgttcagtattgaacggcagaaattcgattttcttttcggaagtatgtaaaacgaaaaaaaaaaaaaaaaaaaaaacagcgaccaacagcgctgtaaacaacagtagacttgtgcgtaacaagcaagcgaataatgcagaaaacagatttttagacgggaaactgttcttgaagtacagagagagagagagagagagagagagagagagagctgtgcatgaagtgtgattttatcgtggtagAAGCAAAGCATCAAAAGTCAGagagaattcatgacgatgtttatgtgaagcgtagtttggatcttcttttgctgctggttcggtcaatattgtttggagagagataaaactaacagctttagaatcagcgcaaaaagggcggaaacacaaagcgcggagccgccaaaacatcagaatcagcgagctgtcggctttcagccccgaccgtgtccgtgccgtcaggtgagaaaggcgacatctcactgattctgatccgcgggtccgcgctttgtgtttacgtctctGTGCAGAATCcatgtacctgctctcatttactgtcttagctgtttggtggttgttgaaattttgtgaggtttcacctgagattctggcatttcgggcaaaataaatttatattaaaaaatcgattcaggattttaatgaatcgatttcacgttatccaagccagaatcgattttaatcgataaatcgattattaaaacccacccctaataacggtgtacagaaagagttgagcgcgcacgggcagaaatgttgagagtgtgagcaacacattgcgagcaagcgtaaattcaaaaactgagtgagaggggctgctattgtgtgtgtgtgtgtgtgtgtgtgtgtgtgtgtgtgtgtgtgtgtgtgtggataatagcaaacactgaaatacattttttgcacgcagcaatgaattttgttatatatgtttatatataaatatatacagtggcccctagagacaaagcacgtacaaactccaaaacacatttctagcattaactgaacttccaaaacagagctacctagatcacgtaaattacacaattgaaagcatatgtgtattgtttgtgtatttatacacaagcactcatatatgttcaaataattaaaaaaatgttcatctacctgttactaccacacaccaaatccggtcgttggtacttgctggcttgtgtagccactaggtaacaaaagctcaacactgccccctagcatcctggagcacttctgttgtctttcgtacgtgttttggagttcgtacgtgttttgtctctagtggccaccgtaaatatacttttatttattcactccacataaaatgtaataaataaatcatataatccaaaaaccaactatttacatttcaacttttaactatttaaattttcagctttttccttttaaacaaatttaaagtgaaacaacacaaaacactgcaaaccacaacacaattaaatataaattaaaatatgaaaacagaaaggtgcacattctctgtcatacgTATCCACATGCTTCTGTGTTGAGCTCTGGGAGTAGAGGCAAGCCAAACACTGGTCAGTAAAAGTATTTGGactttttttgtaataaaaacTCCTCATAGTACACTAATTCAAACATAACTGAACACTAATTTCTAAATGAACTGCATGCGGGTTTAATCTGAGCctatgcaataaataaataataataagttaCAGATGGCTCAGAGCTGACGGAGTTCCTACATTACCTTCATGTTCAAATGCATCCACCAGGTGTCAGCATTAGCCTAAACAGAAATCGGTGAAGCCCTCATCCTGAGTCCAACCCCAACACTGAAGATGATTTAAAATTGTAACGTTGTTTGCTGCTTAcagaacacaaatacacatttaaatgaatacataagTAAACATTATTAAGTCGACAATTAAATAAGTTGATTTTGTGGTGTGTATTGTTTGTTATTATAATACTCTAGGCTCTTTGCAGGCACTTCATCTCACTGATATCACTGATACTGATGGTTGCTATTCTGTCCACCTCTAATTAGCCACTGGAAAGCCTGCTGGTCTGATACTTACCagtttcttctgtttcttttagaAGGTCTATTATGAGAGACATATAGAGATGATATAGAGAGGCAGTTGtaattcagttaaattcaattaaatgttatttatatagcaccaaatcacaacagcagtcacctcaaggtgctttatattgtaagttaaagatcctacaataataacaGGAGGAGGACAGGACGAAAATCAGATTGTGGAAGATAGCCAGAGAGTAACAGAAACTAATGATTAAATCCAGTGTGTAGTATGAACACAGCACCATGTCTACCTGCTCTGTGCCCCCTCAGAAAGCCAGGTGTGGATCCTGACGATGTCACCGTCCCTCAGTCCTCACCTTGCTGGCTCATCATTTTCTGTGTGTCCCTCTCCTCTAAGCagtcacgtgtgtgtgtgtgcgtgtgtgtgtgtgtgtgtgtgcgtgtgtgtgcgtgtgtgtgtgtgtgtgtgtgtgcatgggttGGTTATGGTGAAAAATGGGGCCTGGTGAACAGGTGTGTGTAATCACACACCTCTTCCtgatatcctcatttgtggccaCTGCTTGAGGCGGTGGCAGCCCTTCAGTCTTTGCTGGATCTTTGGGTAGTAAGTAGTAATGGAGTATGGCGCCTTTGCCACTGTGATTGTGTGTCTTGCCTTTTGTGTGAAAAACTGGAACCTGCAGTTTCCTTGTGTGCAGGTACTGTTGCAGAGACCTTTGCAAAAGAGGAGTgagctgttttattttcttaggAATGAAGGAAATCCACCTGTGTGGAAGTCCGGGACCTTGTCATTGCCGTGGGCACATCAGCATCCTCCTGGATCTTTCTACAGCCTTCGACCTGTTTCTCACATTTCTCTCATGTATAAGCAGCCATCCTGGCCTCACTGGTACTCTCCTGATTCTTCAACAGAACTTGAGCTTCTGTGCTTGGACCCCTTCTCTTCACCATCTATATGCTTCCCCTTGGTGACATCATCTGCCGCCATGGTCTCTGCTTCCATTCCTATGCTGAACTTTATCTCAGTACCAAAGTCTTCACCCAGCTCCTCCTACAATCACTTGTTAGCTTTATGCTTAAAATCACCACATGGATGTCATCTAACCTCTACTGAAGCTCAACGATCCTAATCTGGAAGATCAGAGATCCACTCGTTGTTACAACGTCTGTTACAACCCATCCAATCCAAACGTGCAAAGAATTCAAATTGTAGACTCCCATAAGTTTATAATGAAAGATTACACAGGGAAAAAGTATTGAACACATTtactgaaatgtatttaatatttcgTACAAAAACCTTTGCTTGATACTTtgttcaatatttattttacctgcTTTATGGCCATGACTAAGCTCTGGGAACGTGACACCCCCAATTCATTTCTTGTAACATACTTTTTATGTCGTATTATGGCAGAAATGTtgtaataaatacatatatttattacccATTTTTTGCAAGCTGCAAATTATAATTTAAAAGCACTATTAGCATCAGTGTTTATGAACATGTGTGCAGATATCCAGTGACCCCGAAGTTTAACTGCACTAAAAACTGTTTGGCACAGTgtgaggagcttggaaaggaAAGCGATTGGATGTTTCGTGAAGTTTCACCTCTCATtaaagaagcttcttcagttctcagaCCAAACGGTGGAGAGGTCATTTCAGCCCTACTGGGAGTCATCGCTTAAGGTCTTTGACTCACTACTGATCATGTGCATCTTTGGGTGAaggaaagagacaaaagacacactgtgggagCCAGAGTTTAGGAATTGATCATGATTACATTCAATAGTGGTGAATAAAACTATGTGATTAAAGATCGTTAATCAAATATTCTACACACCCACTGAGCTGAGGTGTTCAGCCCTGCAACAGTATACTGAGAACAACATGAAAGAATCCTCATCCTGATTTTACACCAGGATCCATATATAAATGTCCCATACAGCTAGTAGCAGTGTTTTGGTTATGAGAGAGTGATTTTGTCACCTTTGTGTAATTAAAATGCATTACTTTATCTTACTAAATATTATAACGttaaaagactttttaaacAGAAGTAAAAGTATGCCAATAAATTGTATTTGTTTGGCCCTATGATCACCTGTACATTCTGTCCTTGAGTGAGTTATTGTCACAGTTTGAAATAGAGAGTAAAAGGAAAGTTAGCATTTTGTTCCTGGGTGATTCCTCGGAGCATCCACGGGATGCTGGCTCACTGAGCAACTCACAGAGCTGCAGACATTCACCCTCAAATCTGCACTGACTGTAAGATCTATTTTACAGCACCTGCTGTCAGCCatggaaaatacattttaaaaatatatatcattGGTCATTATATGATTATTATTACGTTGCCATTGGTGTTATAACTTTGCTGCATTGCTTGGCTAATTTTTGCATTTCTTGTGTGGTCAACAATCatttgggttttttcttcttttacatGGACCCTTCACATGGAGGGAGTATTTTCACCCAGaatgtattttatatttaaagctCAGCCTGTGAACTGTGAGGCGGGATGAAGCGATAAAAACACGCATTCTTACAGGACTTGAATGCAGCTTGCAGACAGCGCATTGGCGTACACGTGAGGGCGGGTTAcctaactttaaaaacacactccTGCCATGTGAGAGGCTTCCTAACAGCCAATGAAAAAAAACTTGTGGTCGGTCCACATTGAGCCAATCAGAAAACAGCAACAGACCTGTGGGCGTGTCCCGCAAACATTCACCACAATAATGCTGTTATATACACAGACTGTGTGTCTGCTGGACTCTGTTCGACACAAAGAAGCAAAATGAACTGTGATAAGAGCGAGCGGCTTCACGCGCTCTGCTTCCGTGTAATCACAGCGCTTTACTGTGCTCCAACGTGTGTTTGGGTTTCCGTGTCTGTATGAGGACATGTGAGTAAGTGTCGAGTTCACTTTGACATGTTTTTccacatctgcctgtagttgcTAGGGGAAGTGACGTCAGCAGCGAGTGACAGCTTTCACAGACTGGGAGACGGTGCGTACCCGTTCAGCTGTCTGGAGTTGGATCCGAATAATCGGAGTCCATCGTTAAGTTTGGGATCACAGTGGCCCCCAAACTACGGAGAGCATAGACTACGCGTTTCACGGTACCGGGCCATACCGATATTACAGACTTCCGGTGgtcagaaagagaaaaaagggatGGTGAAACCTGCGCTGTTACAGGAAGAGATCGAAAGGGACCGGGCTGTGTACACCGATGGGCTCAAAGCTCTAATATTCCTTCATACAACAGGAGAAGTGCTTCATAACTAAGATCAGGAGCGCTGTGTCAAAGAGCACCGCGGACATGGAGCTGAGAGTGGGCAACCGCTACCGGCTGGGCAGGAAGATCGGGAGTGGGTCCTTCGGGGACATCTACTTAGGTGAGTGGAAGCTGTCACCTGAAACGTACCGTTCAAAACACTGCTGCGCTTCAGAAAGGGAAGATTAGGTCACCGCTGCAGGACTTCCGGGTCTACGTAACATATACTGTTTGTTACCCGTGTGTGGTGTTTAACCCGAggcagagggggggggggggggggggggatgataCAATAGCCTGAAAGTACGGAAACAACAAGGAACAAAACGAGGAAGAGTGTGTACTGCTACTGTGTGTACTGTTACTGTGTGTACTGCTACTGTGTGTACTGCGCAGGTCTTAATGCAGAACATATCTGTTAGCCTTTGTGTTACACATGTGTGTAACCGTACAGCCACACTGTCCACTCCGTGTGGGAATTTCTTCAGTCTGTGCTGTTCAAAGGGTTGCCCACTGTGACCACAGTCCATAACATCAATGGTTCAGGGAGTGGCACCAGTGTGAGCCAGGACACGCTGACTGGCAAAGTCCACCTGCCACTGATATGAACAAAGACTGTATAAAAAGATGGCTGTAGCTTGAATTTTAACATCTGGGCTGCTGCCATCTTGAATTTATTTTAGGGAGGCGGGGTTCAGCCAGAAGTTACCGCCTACAATGAAACAGACAGCACTCATGTATGGGTCAGTAAGCAGTACTGTTTCAACAAACACATGTGAtcaaaaacacaacattcaCTAAGACTGAACCACAAAGTTACTGATGTCTGCACCACACAGCAAGCTCACACATGCTGACGTGGTGGTCGAGGCCCAGCAGCCTCCAGCTTTAGATGCTACCTGATATGATAGAAGCTTAGTCTTCACTTGTATGCTGAGCTAGGAGTGTGAATTCGTCACGTCCAGCACGCTGTGTTTTGCTAATCGTGTGTATCACTCACTGTGAGGTACATACGAGACATCCTTACATCAGTTACCacagtaaatattttaaatgtaacctTTTTTACTGGATTGCATTATGTAAAAGTCTAAACCCTCTGTGCTGGTGTGAGGACGGAGAGTGTGCTTCAAACAAAGGTCACCCTGACCCTGTTTAGAAGGCGCCTGCTTTTGTCCATCCTCGGGCCTGCAGGGGTTGGCCTGTTACTGCTGCTGGTGACCCCTGAGGCTGGATTTGTGGCTGTCTGCTAGTTACAGACACTCAGAGGTGTCATTGTGCCAGAGCTAAAAATAATATTCACACTTATCTTAATTCCTTGAAATTCAGTCGTCACTTTAAAGTGAGTGGTTGGAGCTCATCATGGTGCGTAGGGTCCTATGAACACACCCGATGGGGGAGCGATTGTTGTCCCACTGAAAATGATAACGTGTGGACGCAGGTTTCCACGTGGTTCTCTCCAAAGTGGGGAGAGTCGGCTGAAGATGAACCAAGACTGAACTCACCTGTTAGAAAACACTGAGACTCCGGTGGAGCTCAGGATTTATCCACAGGAGATAATGTGGAATGTGTGGAACACCAAACATTATGCACCATCCTGATCTGTTCGTGTGTGTTAATGAAAatactgtgtgtaaatgtgtctctttgttttttctacgGCTGTGATGCTGCTGGCACTTATTAAAGTTACAGGGTGTgaaatctcaccactagatggcagcagTGGTAGTGAtcctgctgtgtttgcagctgTTAGCTGTCAGCGCTAACATCGTGGACGCTCACACATGCATGAGGATGTATTCAGACTGTTCACTTGCACTGCAGGGTTCTGCTGGGTTCTCaccacatacataaaacacgATTAGGTGACACAGCATGTCCATCCTAGCCTCTGCACTCAAGATGGCGAGGTAACATGGCAGCTTCCACAGCCCATCTATGAGAAGGATTGAAGTTACTGGGAAATGTAGTTACACAGTAATCATTGCATGAGTACAGCATCGTTTTTTTGTCTCAGTTAAATAACATCAGAGTTGTTAGTGTCAGCCTTGAAGTCACATTCACAGGCAGACGATAGAAGCTCTGTTTGTGCGCCGCTGACATGTTTTAACGGTGCCGATGTCGGCGCGGCAGGTCTGGGTGTGCTGAATGTGCAGCTTTGAACCCACAAATGTCTTCAGGTAGACAGCAGTGTGAACCACTGCACCACCCAAATACTGCGCGAGGACCACTACACTAACACTGTGACTAGTGTTGACTGTGTTTTAAGTTACGTTTAGCAAACTGATGATaggctttttattattaaacataCTGTTTGGCTGGTGCACCGAGGGCCTGAGGCTGGCAGGTCCTGAGTTTTCTTTAAAGAAGCAGGTAAGGTGCTGCAGCAGGAGAAGAATCTGCACATGTGCTGTGTCACAAAAGCATTTGGAAGGGTGGCGTGAATATTCCAGAACATGCTGCTCCCTGTTTCTGCTCCACTCACAGCATCCACCTTCCCACTCTTCGAGCACCTGTCTGCTGCCTGACCCTGGTCTGCATGTTTGTGCCACAGCTGACAAAGATGCAGCTTCTTGGGGGATTTGTtgtggtttcctgtttctctgcTGTCACCGACTTTGAAGGTGCAGTGTTGTGAGTCCAGCTTGGTCACGATTTATgaaatttgtttgtattttgtttattttgaagGAGACATACTGACGTTTACACAGCAGTGTGTAGGTGTTGTTGTCCTTCTGTGTGCTGCTGGAAACAGGAACATCTCTGAAAGAGAACGTGTCATGTTAGAGACCACAGGACTCATCATCAGGAACATCTCCATGCATATTACTGTTGTTGATGTTGTGGCTtccattatgtgtgtgtgtgtcactgtgtgtgtcactgtgtgtaTTAATgtgtatccttgttggtcttttTCCAGGCACAGACATCTCAGTGGGAGAAGAAGTTGCGATCAAGTTGGAATGTGTGAAGACGAAACATCCGCAGCTCCACATCGAGAGCAAGATCTACAAGATGATGCAAGGAGGAGGTGACcacagtctgtctgtgtcttcgttctcatgcgctcTGTCACGGTTAGCTGCAGGACTCGTTTCCTGCTCCCACTCTCTGCTCTCTTTATTCCTCCACGTGTAATGTGATGGACACTTGTCTGTCATTGCAGTGATCCCATTAGTCACCAAACAAATGCAAGGTCATGTTGAATGACCTGAGTGAGCCGTGGACCACCGCTGTGCTGCAGTTTAGCACAGAAGGTTTCTGTGTGTAGTCCACGCCTCGACTGTCCCGTGGGTTGGATGTAGCATccagtgttttgtgctgtggCGCTCGGTCCACGGCTCACAGTGATGATCAGAGTTTAACACAAAGTTCGTTTCAGTTCAGGATTATCACTGAGAAAGTCAAACACTGTGAATCTGCAGCGTTCCACACTGCTGAGCTGTCCAGTTTTGCTCTTCCTTCATGTCCGTGTCAGTGCTGGGAGCATGGGACAGCACCAGGTAGTCCAGCTCTTCCAGGTCTCCCTCTGCAGTCTCAGGACTGTGAGACAGGTCCACAGAAGGACAGGACAGACCTTCATGTGGCTGGTGTAGATGGTGGATGCACCAACACCACTGACTGGCCCTCACGTTCCTGAGTCTAAATCACACCCTGTGGGATGTGATGTAAGCCTGTGAGGTAGCACCACAGGCAGTCCAGGACCTGACTGATGCTTGATCCAGGTCTGAGAGGAGACCCCAGCACAGCACAGCTGTCTCGTGACAGTTCTGCTCAGCCCGTGTCAGGATTGCCTGCAGGCACATGTGGGCTTTACACACTGCAGAGATGCTGCAGAGTTTCCTTTAGAGTGTAGGAATGACTGCCCAAACCAGTACACAAGTAGGACGCCAGTTTTCATTTTGTCAGCACCACATTTAAACGAGGGAGTGAAGTAGGACAGAATCACACTTTGGCAGATGTGATGTGGGTGTGGGCCTCACGAGCCCTGCTGAGTGTGAGTGCAGGTTTCAGTATCAGAGCAGGAGCACTTTCTTACCCCCGAGGACACGCCCTTCATCCCTGTGTGCTTATTCTGAGCAGCACAGGAGGCGGTGACAGTGGAGACAGCTGCCAGCAGGAGAAACCCATCAGACAGTGACTGCAGACGCATTTGTTTCTGTGTGGTTGCAGTGGGCATCCCAACAATAAAGTGGTGTGGAGCTGAAGGCGACTACAATGTGATGGTGATGGAGCTGCTGGGACCCAGCCTGGAGGATCTCTTCAACTTTTGTTCCCGCAAGTTCAGCCTGAAGACGGTCCTGCTGCTCGCTGACCAGATGGTGAgctgctcacacacatacacacacacacacatacaaatgtgcacacacacctgctgctctcacacacacacacacacacacatacaaacgtGCACACACGTGCATGCACGAATGAAGCCGAGCGTCAGATACGAGCTGCATTGGACCTAATCTGTCTCTTTGTTTGTGGTCCGTTGCAGATCAGTCGCATCGAGTACATTCACTCAAAGAACTTCATTCACAGAGACGTGAAGCCGGATAACTTCCTGATGGGACTCGGCAAAAAGGGCAACTTGGTGTACATTATTGACTTTGGTCTGGCTAAAAAGTACCGAGACGCTCGCACGCACCAGCACATCCCGTACCGCGAGAACAAGAACCTGACTGGCACCGCTCGCTACGCCTCAATCAACACTCATCTTGGGATCGGTAACAAGCCTGTTTGTCATTTTATACGTCCGCCTCTCTCCTGCTCCTCCTTATTCCACCTGAGatattctgctgctgtagtgAAACCCGTTTCCTCTTCATCATCTTTATTTTCGCTCGTTGTATCCACAGAGCAGTCGAGGCGCGATGACCTTGAGTCGTTGGGATACGTCCTTATGTATTTCAATCTGGGCTCGCTGCCTTGGCAGGGGCTGAAGGCCGCTACCAAGAGGCAGAAGTACGAACGCATCAGTGAGAAGAAAATGTCCACGCCGATCGAGGTGCTGTGCAAAGGCTACCCCTGTGAGTTTGCAGCCTTCAGAGCTTTCCTTTATTTGAAGCCGTGTGAGTCCCAGCTGCACGTCGGctgaaacatgtttgtttcCACTTTCTGTCACAGCTGAGTTCGCCACCTATCTGAACTTTTGTCGCTCCCTGCGCTTCGATGACAAGCCCGATTACTCGTACTTACGGCAGCTCTTCAGAAACCTGTTCCACAGACAGGGCTTCTCCTACGACTACGTGTTTGACTGGAACATGCTGAAGTTTGTGAGTATCAGCTGTCAGAGAAGCAGGAGAACATTAAAAACCAACAGGTGTAACAGGCGTGACTCCATCCTGTGGTCTGACATGTTCTGTTGGAGCTGCAAtatcattcagtgtttttctttagtGCCAAACACAACGATGATTACCTCGAGGCCCTTTATACTGTAAGGGCAACACTGGAAGTAGCTGTACATAATGTTTTGTCTGTGAGATGGTCACGAGTCATTTTTTCTGTATGGATGAAAGTTAATTTGTAATTCATGAAATCTTTATTAGTTAACGTTAAAGAAACAGACGTCAGCCTGAAGCAAACTGTGTCTCCTGACACAGTGTGTCCTCACCTGCATGCGAGCTCTCTGCTCTCTGCTGCGTCTGTGAGCATTTTACAGGACGGTCAGATGTTTAGTGACCTGCTAGTCTCAGTAGGATGCATCACACACACGGGCGCCTGCTGGGGACCAGACTGACAAACAGGGCTCGTCTCCTCCTCGTTTGTTAGCTGCTGGTTTGTTATTGTGTGGAGATACAAATCATTTAGAAATGATCTGCAATGGTTGTTTGAGTCCTGCTGACAGCTGCTCAGTACCAACACAGCTGTGTTTAAAGGCAGCTGATGGGTCCAGCTCAGTGAGGTGTAACAAGCAGTCAGCATCCACCTGTCACTCAAAGCAGCCATGCCTCTAATTATGCCCGACTCTGTTCACATGTAAAGAGGTATTAAAACCGTACATAGACATGAACACAGGGTTAAAGATCAGCTCTGCAGTTTGTAACAGGGCGCACTGTTAGTTTGGATCATGTCATAGTTTTAATAGATACTTCATTACCCTGTTTTTCTGTGGCTCAGGTTCAGATGTCTCGGCGTGGACTGT
This sequence is a window from Pelmatolapia mariae isolate MD_Pm_ZW linkage group LG8, Pm_UMD_F_2, whole genome shotgun sequence. Protein-coding genes within it:
- the csnk1db gene encoding casein kinase I is translated as MELRVGNRYRLGRKIGSGSFGDIYLGTDISVGEEVAIKLECVKTKHPQLHIESKIYKMMQGGVGIPTIKWCGAEGDYNVMVMELLGPSLEDLFNFCSRKFSLKTVLLLADQMISRIEYIHSKNFIHRDVKPDNFLMGLGKKGNLVYIIDFGLAKKYRDARTHQHIPYRENKNLTGTARYASINTHLGIEQSRRDDLESLGYVLMYFNLGSLPWQGLKAATKRQKYERISEKKMSTPIEVLCKGYPSEFATYLNFCRSLRFDDKPDYSYLRQLFRNLFHRQGFSYDYVFDWNMLKFGANRAAEEAERERRDRDDRLRHSRNPGARVPAAPGRPRGTQEGTVPTPLTPTSQTANTSPRQVSGMERERKVSMRLHRGAPINVSSSDLTGRQDTSRMSTSQNSIPYEHHTK